The Methylomicrobium agile genome has a segment encoding these proteins:
- a CDS encoding low molecular weight protein-tyrosine-phosphatase, which produces MQKVKVLFVCMGNICRSPTAEGVFTKLVHERDLAHHFSIDSAGTHAYHVGDAPDRRAEKAAGERGVDISHLRARKFVLGDFEDFEYILAMDGDNYAILSSACPAPHRHKINYFLDYAPHLGTREVPDPYYGGAYGFERVLDMVEAASEGFLNELLETGKIKSNKQ; this is translated from the coding sequence ATGCAAAAAGTCAAAGTCCTATTCGTCTGCATGGGCAACATCTGCCGTTCGCCGACGGCCGAAGGCGTCTTCACCAAGCTCGTGCACGAGCGTGATCTAGCCCATCATTTCTCGATCGACTCGGCCGGCACCCATGCCTATCATGTAGGCGATGCGCCCGATCGGCGCGCGGAAAAAGCGGCCGGCGAACGCGGAGTCGACATTTCGCATTTGCGCGCACGGAAATTCGTACTCGGCGATTTCGAAGATTTCGAGTATATCCTCGCCATGGACGGCGACAACTATGCGATTCTGTCTTCGGCCTGCCCTGCGCCGCACCGGCACAAAATCAACTATTTCCTCGACTACGCGCCGCACCTCGGCACCCGCGAAGTCCCCGACCCGTATTACGGCGGCGCCTACGGCTTCGAACGGGTACTGGACATGGTGGAAGCCGCTTCGGAAGGCTTTCTGAACGAATTGCTCGAAACGGGCAAAATCAAATCGAACAAACAATAG
- a CDS encoding TetR/AcrR family transcriptional regulator gives METKSQKQFNRENLLSQGVSLLMRQGYHGTGLKEILDAVRIPKGSFYNYFGSKEQFAAEVVRHYIEPFIRQLDGHLRDGEGDALGAIERYFDELIGALETSGFQGGCLLGNLMGEVGDTSEPCRESLQQAVHRYRDLLAKGLAAAQRQGTVRTDKSAEAMADLLTNAWQGALLRMKIEKSAEPLRQCCRDLLGDYFKARPIPPCRAGHS, from the coding sequence ATGGAAACCAAATCACAAAAACAATTCAATCGCGAAAACCTCTTGAGCCAGGGTGTGTCCTTGCTGATGCGGCAGGGCTACCACGGCACCGGGCTGAAGGAGATTCTCGATGCGGTGCGGATTCCGAAGGGGTCCTTCTACAACTATTTCGGCAGCAAGGAGCAGTTCGCCGCGGAAGTGGTCCGGCACTATATCGAGCCGTTCATCCGGCAGCTCGACGGCCACCTGCGGGACGGAGAGGGCGATGCGCTGGGTGCGATCGAACGCTATTTCGATGAATTGATCGGCGCGCTGGAAACCTCCGGGTTTCAGGGGGGCTGTCTGCTCGGCAATCTGATGGGCGAGGTCGGCGACACCAGCGAGCCGTGCCGGGAATCGCTGCAACAGGCCGTGCACCGCTACCGTGATTTATTGGCGAAAGGACTGGCCGCCGCGCAGCGGCAAGGTACCGTCAGAACCGACAAGTCCGCCGAGGCGATGGCCGATCTGTTGACGAACGCCTGGCAGGGCGCGCTGCTGCGCATGAAAATCGAAAAATCGGCCGAGCCGCTCCGGCAATGCTGCCGCGACCTGCTCGGCGATTATTTCAAGGCTCGACCCATTCCGCCCTGCCGGGCGGGCCATTCATAA
- a CDS encoding DUF4242 domain-containing protein, with product MPKYIIERDIPNAGALTPEQLQGISEKSCGVLRSMGPQIQWVQSYVTDDKVYCVYIAPDEASVREHAEKGGFPANRISEVRTVIDPTTAESR from the coding sequence ATGCCCAAATACATCATCGAACGCGACATTCCGAATGCCGGCGCCTTAACCCCGGAACAGCTGCAAGGCATCTCCGAAAAGTCATGCGGCGTGCTTCGCTCCATGGGGCCGCAAATCCAGTGGGTGCAAAGCTATGTGACCGACGACAAGGTCTATTGCGTGTATATCGCGCCGGACGAAGCCAGCGTCAGGGAGCATGCCGAAAAAGGCGGCTTTCCGGCCAACCGGATCTCCGAAGTCAGGACCGTGATCGATCCGACCACCGCCGAAAGCCGTTAA
- a CDS encoding (4Fe-4S)-binding protein — MCVTWDQDKCCHAGVCVGSLPEVFKIEDGRFVIDAEKASEETIKNTVDQCSSGCCNRLANNN, encoded by the coding sequence ATGTGCGTTACATGGGATCAGGATAAATGCTGCCATGCCGGCGTATGTGTCGGCTCGCTGCCCGAAGTATTCAAAATCGAGGACGGCCGGTTCGTGATCGATGCGGAGAAGGCGAGCGAAGAAACAATCAAAAACACAGTCGACCAGTGCTCTTCCGGGTGCTGCAATAGGTTGGCGAATAACAATTGA
- a CDS encoding selenium-binding protein SBP56-related protein, with protein MMNYTHPLRALARACAFAASTLAVASLGTEGALADETCQSPYMAKIVGQEDFVYVWTLGLEGVGDEQDKLVTVDVNPKSPTYGKVVSTLSVGGRNEAHHSGFTDDRQFLWAASLDTSKMFIFDVHTDPAKPKLVKTITDFVANSGGVVGPHSTYALPGRMIITGLSNNKDHGGRTGLVEYTNDGEYIATHWTPTDSDLEGALKSGKYADGYGYDVRVLPRRNLMLTSSFTGWSNYMMDFGKMLNDPEAMKRFGNTVVQWNLHSKQPKKVFDVPGAPLEIRCAWGENHNYCFTSTALTSKIWLIYEDDQGEWQAKEVADVGDPSKVPLPVDISISSDDRMLWVNTFMDGKTRAFDITDPFKPKPVYEQKIGAQVNMVSSSWDGKRLYYTSSLLANWDKKGADNEQFLKGYAWDGKQLTQKFAIDFTQEKLGRAHQMVFNAYSLYSANKPDNAEGVLAKK; from the coding sequence ATGATGAACTACACACATCCACTGCGCGCCCTGGCGAGGGCCTGCGCCTTCGCGGCATCTACGCTTGCCGTGGCGAGTCTGGGCACGGAAGGCGCGCTTGCCGACGAAACCTGCCAATCGCCTTACATGGCCAAGATCGTCGGCCAGGAAGATTTCGTCTATGTTTGGACACTGGGGCTGGAAGGCGTCGGGGACGAACAGGATAAACTGGTCACGGTCGACGTGAATCCGAAATCGCCGACTTACGGCAAGGTTGTGAGCACGCTGTCGGTCGGTGGCCGCAACGAAGCGCACCACTCCGGTTTTACCGACGACCGCCAGTTCCTCTGGGCCGCGTCGCTGGACACCAGCAAGATGTTCATTTTCGACGTGCATACCGATCCGGCCAAACCGAAACTGGTCAAGACGATCACCGATTTCGTCGCGAACAGCGGCGGCGTGGTCGGCCCGCATTCGACCTACGCACTGCCGGGCCGGATGATCATTACCGGCCTGTCGAATAATAAAGATCACGGCGGCCGCACCGGCCTGGTCGAATATACCAATGACGGCGAATATATCGCTACGCATTGGACGCCCACCGACAGCGACCTCGAAGGCGCGCTCAAGTCCGGCAAATATGCGGACGGCTACGGCTACGACGTGCGGGTTTTGCCGCGGCGCAACCTGATGCTGACTTCGTCGTTTACCGGCTGGTCGAACTACATGATGGATTTCGGCAAGATGCTGAACGATCCGGAAGCGATGAAGCGCTTCGGCAATACGGTGGTGCAGTGGAACCTGCACAGCAAGCAGCCGAAAAAGGTCTTCGACGTGCCCGGCGCGCCGCTCGAAATCCGCTGCGCCTGGGGCGAGAATCACAACTATTGCTTTACCAGCACCGCGCTGACTTCGAAAATCTGGCTGATCTACGAGGATGACCAAGGCGAATGGCAGGCGAAGGAAGTTGCCGATGTCGGCGATCCGTCCAAGGTGCCGCTGCCGGTGGACATCTCGATTTCGAGCGACGACAGGATGCTCTGGGTCAACACCTTCATGGACGGCAAGACGCGCGCGTTCGACATCACCGATCCGTTCAAGCCGAAACCGGTGTACGAGCAAAAAATCGGCGCGCAGGTGAACATGGTGTCGTCGAGCTGGGACGGCAAGCGCCTGTATTACACCTCATCCTTACTCGCGAACTGGGATAAGAAAGGCGCGGACAACGAGCAGTTCCTGAAAGGCTATGCTTGGGACGGCAAGCAATTGACCCAAAAGTTCGCGATCGACTTTACCCAGGAAAAACTGGGCCGGGCGCATCAGATGGTGTTCAATGCCTATTCCCTGTACAGCGCGAACAAGCCGGACAATGCCGAAGGCGTGCTGGCGAAAAAATAA
- the guaB gene encoding IMP dehydrogenase, protein MHIVQEALTFDDVLLVPAHSTVLPREVELKTQLTRGITLNIPLVSAAMDTVTEARLAIAMAQEGGIGIIHKNMTAEQQAREVQSVKKYESGVIKDPITVTPDASIRDVLRLTRAKSISGVPVVDGDELVGIVTSRDLRFETRYDEAVNKIMTPKERLVTVGENADRKEVIALLHKHRIEKVLVVNDDFHLRGMITVKDIQKAKDYPQACKDDLERLRVGAAVGTGHGTEERVEALVAAGVDVIVVDTAHGHSQGVLDRVRWVKKHYPDVQVIGGNIATAEAALALVEAGADGVKVGIGPGSICTTRIVAGVGVPQITAISNVALALKGTGVPLIGDGGIRYSGDVAKALAAGAYAVMLGGLFAGTEEAPGETELYQGRSYKSYRGMGSMGAMSQTQGSSDRYFQEETDSAEKLVPEGIEGRVPYKGSLLAVIHQLLGGIRASMGYTGSQTIATLHEKAQFVRVTSAGMRESHVHDVTITKEAPNYRLD, encoded by the coding sequence ATGCATATAGTTCAAGAAGCGCTCACATTCGATGACGTGTTACTGGTGCCCGCGCACTCGACCGTGTTGCCGCGTGAAGTCGAATTGAAAACGCAACTGACGCGCGGGATTACCCTGAACATTCCGCTTGTTTCCGCGGCGATGGATACGGTGACCGAGGCACGGCTCGCGATCGCGATGGCGCAGGAAGGCGGCATCGGGATCATCCACAAGAACATGACCGCCGAGCAGCAGGCGCGCGAAGTGCAAAGCGTGAAGAAATACGAAAGTGGCGTGATCAAGGACCCGATTACGGTAACGCCGGACGCCAGCATTCGCGACGTACTCAGATTGACCCGGGCGAAAAGCATTTCCGGCGTGCCGGTCGTGGACGGCGACGAACTGGTCGGGATCGTGACCAGCCGCGATTTGCGCTTCGAAACCCGCTACGACGAAGCCGTCAATAAAATCATGACGCCGAAAGAGCGGCTGGTCACGGTCGGCGAAAATGCGGACCGCAAGGAGGTGATCGCGCTGCTGCATAAACACCGGATCGAAAAAGTGCTGGTCGTGAACGACGATTTCCATTTGCGCGGCATGATCACGGTCAAGGATATCCAGAAGGCGAAAGATTATCCGCAGGCCTGCAAGGACGATCTGGAAAGGCTGCGTGTCGGCGCGGCGGTCGGCACCGGGCACGGCACCGAAGAGCGTGTCGAGGCGCTGGTGGCGGCCGGGGTCGATGTGATCGTGGTCGATACCGCGCACGGCCATTCGCAGGGCGTGCTGGACCGGGTGCGCTGGGTCAAGAAACATTATCCGGACGTGCAGGTGATCGGCGGCAATATCGCGACCGCCGAGGCGGCGCTGGCGCTGGTCGAGGCCGGCGCGGACGGCGTTAAGGTCGGCATCGGTCCGGGCTCGATCTGCACGACCCGGATCGTCGCCGGTGTCGGGGTTCCGCAAATCACCGCGATCAGCAATGTCGCGCTGGCGCTGAAAGGCACCGGCGTGCCTTTGATCGGCGACGGCGGCATCCGTTATTCCGGCGATGTGGCGAAGGCGCTGGCCGCCGGCGCGTATGCGGTGATGCTCGGCGGCCTGTTTGCCGGCACCGAGGAAGCGCCGGGCGAAACCGAACTGTATCAGGGCCGTTCGTACAAATCGTACCGCGGCATGGGTTCGATGGGTGCGATGTCCCAGACTCAGGGTTCGAGCGACCGTTATTTTCAGGAAGAAACCGACTCGGCCGAAAAACTGGTGCCGGAAGGTATCGAAGGTCGCGTGCCTTACAAAGGCAGCTTGCTTGCGGTGATTCATCAATTGCTCGGCGGCATTCGCGCCAGCATGGGCTACACCGGCAGCCAGACGATTGCCACGCTGCACGAGAAAGCGCAGTTCGTGCGCGTGACCAGCGCCGGCATGCGCGAAAGCCATGTGCACGACGTGACGATCACCAAGGAAGCGCCTAACTACCGGCTGGATTAG
- the guaA gene encoding glutamine-hydrolyzing GMP synthase, whose translation MQHTHANIHTDKILILDFGSQYTQLIARRIREIGVYSEIFSCDCDADEIKRFAPKGIILSGGPETVTSDDTPRAPQVVFEAGVPVLGICYGLQTMTEQLGGKVESSHHREFGYAQIRARGHSRLLLDIEDHVSQEGYGLLDVWMSHGDRVTELPEGFKRIASSDGAPIAGIANEERHFYGLQFHPEVTHTKQGGRILSRFVLEICGCEALWTADNIIEDSIRAVRAKVGSDQVILGLSGGVDSSVVAALLHKAIGGQLTCVFVDTGLLRLNEGDQVLAMFAEHMGIKVIRVDAEARYMAALNGVTDPERKRKIIGGLFVEIFDEEAAKLTDAKWLAQGTIYPDVIESAGAKSGKAHLIKSHHNVGGLPENMALKLVEPLRELFKDEVRKLGLELGLSADMIHRHPFPGPGLGVRILGEVKKDYADLLRRADAIFIEELYRHDLYSKVSQAFAVFLPVKSVGVMGDGRRYDYVIALRAVETIDFMTARWAHLPYEFLDLVSRRIINEVPGISRVTYDISGKPPATIEWE comes from the coding sequence ATGCAACACACGCACGCGAACATCCATACCGACAAGATCCTGATCCTGGATTTCGGCTCGCAGTACACCCAACTGATCGCGCGCCGGATTCGCGAAATCGGCGTGTATTCGGAAATTTTTTCCTGCGATTGCGATGCCGACGAGATCAAGCGCTTCGCGCCGAAAGGGATCATCCTCTCCGGCGGTCCCGAAACGGTGACCAGCGACGACACCCCGCGCGCGCCGCAGGTCGTCTTCGAAGCCGGGGTGCCGGTGCTGGGCATCTGCTACGGCCTGCAGACGATGACCGAGCAGCTCGGCGGCAAGGTCGAATCGTCGCATCACCGCGAATTCGGTTATGCGCAGATCCGCGCGCGCGGCCATTCGCGACTGCTGCTCGACATCGAGGACCATGTTTCGCAGGAAGGCTACGGCCTTCTGGATGTCTGGATGAGCCACGGCGACCGGGTTACCGAGTTGCCCGAAGGCTTCAAGCGGATTGCCAGCTCCGACGGCGCGCCGATCGCCGGCATCGCGAACGAGGAAAGGCATTTTTACGGCCTGCAGTTCCATCCCGAAGTGACCCACACGAAGCAGGGCGGCCGGATTCTTTCCCGCTTCGTGCTGGAGATCTGCGGTTGTGAAGCGCTGTGGACCGCAGACAACATCATTGAGGACAGCATCCGGGCGGTGCGAGCGAAGGTCGGCAGCGACCAGGTGATCCTGGGCCTGTCCGGCGGCGTCGATTCGTCGGTGGTCGCGGCGCTGCTGCACAAGGCGATCGGCGGCCAATTGACCTGCGTGTTCGTGGATACGGGCCTGTTGCGGCTGAACGAAGGCGACCAGGTGCTGGCGATGTTCGCCGAGCACATGGGCATCAAGGTGATCCGGGTCGATGCGGAAGCGCGTTACATGGCCGCGCTGAACGGCGTGACCGATCCCGAGCGGAAACGCAAGATCATCGGCGGTCTGTTCGTCGAGATCTTCGACGAGGAAGCGGCCAAGCTGACCGATGCGAAATGGCTGGCGCAGGGTACGATCTATCCGGATGTGATCGAATCGGCCGGCGCGAAAAGCGGCAAGGCGCACCTGATCAAGTCGCATCACAATGTCGGCGGCCTGCCCGAAAATATGGCTTTGAAGCTGGTCGAGCCGCTCCGCGAACTGTTCAAGGACGAAGTCAGAAAGCTGGGTTTAGAGTTGGGACTGTCCGCCGATATGATCCATCGCCATCCGTTTCCGGGGCCGGGCCTCGGCGTGCGTATCCTGGGCGAAGTGAAAAAGGACTATGCGGATCTATTGCGCCGGGCCGATGCGATTTTCATCGAGGAATTGTACCGGCACGATTTATATTCCAAGGTTAGCCAGGCTTTTGCGGTGTTCCTGCCGGTCAAATCGGTCGGCGTGATGGGTGACGGCCGCCGCTACGATTACGTGATCGCGCTCCGGGCGGTCGAAACGATCGATTTCATGACCGCGCGCTGGGCGCATTTGCCTTACGAGTTTCTCGACTTGGTGTCGCGGCGGATCATCAATGAAGTGCCGGGCATCTCGCGCGTTACCTACGACATTTCCGGCAAGCCGCCCGCAACGATTGAATGGGAGTAA
- the tadA gene encoding tRNA adenosine(34) deaminase TadA has protein sequence MGVSDTDDAAWMRHALRLAERAEALGEVPVGAVVVKNDRCIAEGWNSPIVAHDPTAHAEIVALREAGRAVGNYRLVDTTLYVTLEPCVMCMGAISHARIKRLVFGAFDPKRGAVCHALSLSDASFLNHRVEWQGGVLEAECSELLKSFFKARR, from the coding sequence ATGGGAGTAAGCGATACGGACGATGCCGCCTGGATGCGGCATGCGCTGAGGCTCGCCGAACGCGCCGAAGCGCTGGGCGAAGTGCCGGTCGGCGCGGTCGTGGTTAAGAACGACCGCTGCATCGCCGAAGGCTGGAACAGCCCGATAGTCGCTCATGATCCGACCGCGCATGCCGAAATCGTCGCGCTGCGCGAGGCGGGCAGGGCGGTCGGTAATTACCGTCTGGTCGATACGACGCTCTATGTGACGCTGGAGCCCTGCGTGATGTGCATGGGCGCGATCAGCCATGCCCGGATCAAAAGACTGGTGTTCGGGGCTTTCGATCCGAAGCGCGGCGCGGTCTGCCATGCGCTGAGCCTGAGCGATGCGAGCTTTTTGAATCACCGCGTCGAATGGCAGGGCGGCGTGCTGGAAGCCGAATGCTCCGAGCTGCTGAAAAGCTTTTTTAAAGCCAGGCGCTGA
- a CDS encoding lipopolysaccharide biosynthesis protein, protein MGIIKKLASQTAIYGLSSIFGRFLNYLLVPLYTYHFSAAEYGVVSEFYAYAGFFAVLLVFGFETGYFRFRDKSNPQRDSAYSTALWFVLGVNLAFLLLIGLIRTPLSEALHYAHHPEYVEWFAIILGLDAIASIPFARLRAENKAFRFAGIKIIEIGVTVGLSLFFIAYCPPLYAKNEHVWFAPIYDPGIGLGYVFIANLAASGVKFVLLTPQLKGLIWGFDSVLFRKMVGYSLPMVVIGFAGIVNEMLDRALLKYLLPHDPLTNMRMLGIYSACYKLSILMSLFIQAFRYAAEPFFFAYADRSDARRVYADVMKYFVIFCMAIFLLVTLYIDFFQYFIGREYRAGLGVTPILLLANLFLGIYVNLSIWYKLTDRTLMGAFVSLGGALITVGLNLWWIPLYGYVGSAWATLACYAAMAVVSYLLGRRYYPVAYDLKRIAFYIAFGLGLYFAREPLLTYGFRNWQAGTLLMGSYLLSAALFEFRGLFHFRKKLPAGDSGKSLGPGRK, encoded by the coding sequence ATGGGCATCATCAAAAAACTCGCCTCGCAAACCGCCATCTACGGCCTGAGCAGCATTTTCGGGCGGTTTTTGAATTACCTGCTGGTGCCGCTTTATACCTACCATTTCTCGGCCGCGGAATACGGGGTGGTGTCGGAGTTTTACGCCTATGCCGGATTCTTTGCGGTATTGCTGGTGTTCGGCTTCGAGACCGGCTATTTCCGCTTCCGCGACAAAAGCAATCCGCAGCGCGACAGCGCCTATTCGACCGCGTTGTGGTTTGTGCTGGGGGTCAACCTTGCTTTTCTGCTGCTGATAGGGCTTATTCGGACACCGCTCTCCGAGGCGCTGCATTATGCCCATCACCCCGAATATGTGGAGTGGTTTGCGATCATTCTCGGGCTCGATGCGATCGCCTCGATTCCGTTCGCAAGGCTTCGGGCCGAAAACAAGGCGTTCCGGTTTGCGGGGATCAAGATCATCGAAATTGGGGTCACGGTCGGCCTGAGCCTGTTTTTCATCGCCTATTGTCCGCCGCTGTACGCGAAGAACGAGCACGTCTGGTTTGCGCCGATCTATGACCCCGGCATCGGCCTCGGCTACGTGTTCATCGCGAATCTGGCTGCGAGCGGGGTCAAATTCGTGCTGTTGACGCCGCAACTGAAAGGGTTGATTTGGGGCTTCGACAGCGTTTTATTCAGAAAGATGGTCGGTTATTCGCTGCCGATGGTGGTGATCGGTTTCGCCGGCATCGTCAATGAAATGCTGGACCGGGCCTTGCTGAAATATCTGTTGCCGCACGACCCGCTGACCAACATGCGCATGCTCGGGATCTACAGCGCCTGTTACAAGCTGTCGATCCTGATGTCGCTGTTCATCCAGGCATTCCGTTATGCGGCCGAGCCGTTTTTCTTCGCCTACGCGGACAGGAGCGATGCGCGCCGGGTCTATGCGGACGTGATGAAATATTTCGTGATTTTCTGCATGGCGATCTTTCTGCTGGTCACCCTGTACATCGATTTCTTCCAGTATTTCATCGGCCGGGAATACCGGGCAGGGCTCGGCGTGACGCCGATCCTGCTGCTCGCGAACCTGTTTCTGGGCATTTATGTGAATCTGTCGATCTGGTACAAGCTGACCGACCGGACGCTGATGGGCGCGTTCGTTTCGCTCGGCGGCGCACTGATCACGGTCGGCCTGAACCTGTGGTGGATTCCGCTGTACGGCTATGTCGGTTCGGCCTGGGCGACGCTGGCCTGCTATGCAGCGATGGCTGTCGTTTCGTACCTGTTGGGGCGAAGATACTACCCGGTCGCCTACGATCTGAAACGGATCGCTTTTTATATCGCTTTCGGGCTTGGCCTGTATTTCGCCCGTGAGCCGTTGCTGACTTACGGCTTCAGGAACTGGCAGGCAGGTACTTTATTGATGGGAAGCTATTTGCTGAGTGCCGCACTGTTCGAGTTTCGCGGCTTGTTCCATTTTCGAAAAAAATTGCCGGCTGGTGATTCCGGCAAATCTTTAGGTCCCGGTAGGAAATAA
- a CDS encoding helix-turn-helix domain-containing protein codes for MNTQELQIKIGKKIKELRLVNGWTQEQTSEKLHVCRNTYSDIELGKTDICLSRLVQLANFYSVDVNYFLDDKERVVFYLTGNQNTQANQNIEKQCNEYHRSPEDEKLRDKLEEMQAKLDEVKAVENQLLKEQISQLKEQISQLKQINSLSSALDKSTNAG; via the coding sequence ATGAACACTCAAGAACTACAAATTAAAATTGGCAAAAAGATAAAAGAGTTGCGTCTAGTTAATGGATGGACCCAAGAACAAACCTCTGAAAAGCTGCATGTTTGCCGCAATACTTACAGCGATATTGAATTAGGTAAAACGGATATCTGCCTTTCTCGTTTAGTTCAATTGGCGAATTTTTATAGTGTTGACGTTAACTACTTCTTAGACGACAAAGAGAGAGTTGTCTTCTATTTAACAGGAAATCAGAACACCCAAGCTAACCAAAATATAGAAAAGCAATGTAATGAGTACCATCGTAGCCCGGAAGACGAAAAATTACGCGATAAGCTGGAAGAGATGCAAGCTAAACTCGACGAAGTAAAAGCGGTAGAAAATCAACTTTTAAAAGAGCAAATTTCTCAACTGAAAGAGCAAATTAGCCAATTAAAACAAATCAATTCCTTATCCTCTGCCCTCGATAAAAGCACGAACGCTGGATAG